The following coding sequences are from one Gossypium hirsutum isolate 1008001.06 chromosome A12, Gossypium_hirsutum_v2.1, whole genome shotgun sequence window:
- the LOC107929612 gene encoding vacuolar protein sorting-associated protein 26A, which translates to MNFLLGAFKPACNILITFSDAKTRKQVPMKKENGQMVMVPLFQSQENIAGKISIEPLQGKKIEHNGVKVELLGQIEMYFDRGNFYDFTSLVRELDVPGDIYERKTYPFEFSTVEMPYETYSGVNVRLRYVLKVTVSRNYGGSIVEYQDFMVRNYSPPPSINNSIKMEVGIEDCLHIEFEYNKSKYHLKDVIIGKIYFLLVRIKIKNMDLEIRRRESTGSGANTHVETETLAKYELMDGAPVRGESIPIRLFLSPYELTPTHRNINNKFSVKYYLNLVLVDEEDRRYFKQQEITIYRLQDS; encoded by the exons ATG AATTTCCTGCTTGGAGCTTTCAAGCCGGCATGCAATATCTTGATCACATTTTCCGATGCTAAAACTCGCAAGCAG GTCCCCATGAAAAAGGAAAATGGCCAAATGGTTATGGTACCGCTTTTCCAAAGTCAAGAAAATATTGCTGGGAAG ATCTCCATAGAACCACTTCAAGGGAAGAAAATTGAACATAATGGTGTTAAAGTTGAGCTTCTCGGTCAAATAG AGATGTATTTTGACAGAGGCAACTTTTATGATTTCACCTCTCTTG TACGTGAGTTGGATGTTCCTGGGGATATATATGAAAGGAAAACTTACCCATTTGAATTTTCTACGGTTGAAATGCCATATGAAACTTATAGTGGTGTGAATGTGCGGCTCAG GTATGTCCTGAAAGTGACAGTCAGCCGTAATTATGGTGGAAGCATAGTGGAATACCAGGACTTTATG GTGCGCAATTATTCTCCACCTCCATCCATCAACAATAGCATCAAG ATGGAAGTTGGAATTGAAGACTGCCTGCACATTGAATTTGAGTACAATAAAAGCAA GTATCATCTGAAAGATGTTATTATTGGCAAGATATATTTTCTTCTTGTGAGGATCAAGATTAAGAATATGGATCTTGAGATACGGCGTCGAGAGTCAACAGGATCAGGAGCAAATACCCATGTTGAGACTGAGACACTAGCTAAATATGAGTTGATGGATGGTGCTCCTGTCAGAG GTGAATCAATTCCAATCAGGCTGTTTCTCAGCCCATATGAACTGACACCGACACATCGCAACATAAACAACAAATTCAGTGTGAAGTATTACTTGAATCTCGTGCTTGTCGATGAAGAGGATCGTCGATATTTCAAACAGCAAGAAATTACGATATACAGGCTACAGGATTCCTGA
- the LOC107929582 gene encoding molybdate-anion transporter has product MELFYFMVFGALGAVVAALELSKNSKDRINTSPAFNSFKNNYLVVYSLMMAGDWLQGPYVYYLYSTYGFGKGEIGQLFIAGFGSSMLFGTIVGSLADKQGRRRACVTYCITYILSCITKHSPQYKILMIGRVLGGIATSLLFSAFESWLVAEHNKRGFEQQWLSLTFSKAIFLGNGLVAILSGLFGNLLVDSLSLGPVAPFDAAACFLAIGMAIILSSWTENFGDPSENKDLLTQFRGAAVAIASDEKIALLGAIQSLFEGSMYTFVFLWTPALSPNDEEIPHGFIFATFMLASMLGSSLASRLMARSSPRVESYMQIVFVISSASLLLPIITNFLVPPSKEKGGSISFAGCLQLLGFCTFEACVGIFWPSIMKMRSQYIPEEARSTIMNFFRIPLNIFVCIVLYNVNAFPITVMFGMCSIFLFVASILQRRLMAISDKPKMENWTAMKERDPEAEPLND; this is encoded by the exons ATGGAGCTGTTCTATTTCATGGTGTTCGGTGCATTGGGAGCAGTGGTTGCAGCATTAGAGCTAAGCAAGAACAGCAAAGATCGAATCAACACTTCCCctgctttcaattcctttaagaACAATTACCTCGTTGTTTACTCTCTCATGATGG CTGGAGACTGGCTGCAGGGTCCATATGTTTACTATCTTTACAGTACATATGGCTTTGGAAAAGGGGAGATTGGACAGCTTTTTATTGCTGGTTTTGGATCCTCCATGTTGTTTGGCACAATTGTTGGATCTCTAGCTGACAAACA GGGCCGAAGGAGGGCATGTGTTACTTACTGCATAACTTACATACTTAGTTGCATCACCAAGCACTCTCCTCAATACAAAATTTTGATGATAGGTCGTGTTTTGGGAGGTATTGCCACCTCCCTTCTGTTTTCAGCATTTGAGTCTTGGCTTGTTGCTGAACATAATAAG AGGGGCTTTGAGCAACAATGGTTGTCACTAACATTTTCTAAGGCAATATTTCTTGGCAATGGTCTTGTTGCCATTTTGTCTGGGTTGTTCGGGAACCTACTGGTTGATTCACTATCCCTTGGACCTGTGGCTCCTTTTGATGCTGCTGCATGCTTTCTTGCCATTggaatggccattattttatcaTCGTGGACTGAAAATTTTGGAGATCCCTCAGAAAATAAGGACCTGCTCACCCAGTTTAGGGGTGCTGCTGTAGCTATAGCTTCTG ATGAAAAAATTGCTTTGCTGGGTGCCATCCAGTCTCTGTTTGAAGGTTCAATGTACACCTTTGTGTTCCTTTGGACTCCTGCTTTGAGCCCCAATGATGAAGAGATCCCTCACGGTTTTATTTTTGCCACATTCATGTTGGCTTCTATGCTGGGAAGCTCCCTTGCATCTCGATTGATGGCTCGCTCATCACCCAGGGTAGAAAGCTACATGCAGATTGTTTTCGTGATTTCCTCTGCCTCTCTCCTGCTTCCCATTATAACTAAT TTCTTGGTGCCTCCTTCAAAGGAGAAAGGCGGAAGCATCTCATTTGCTGGCTGTCTTCAGCTTCTTGGCTTCTGTACTTTTGAGGCATGTGTAGGGATATTCTGGCCATCCATTATGAAAATGAGATCCCAGTACATCCCAGAGGAAGCTAGGAGCACCATTATGAACTTTTTCCGCATTCCTCTCAACATCTTTGTCTGCATCGTGTTGTACAAC GTTAATGCATTTCCCATCACTGTTATGTTCGGTATGTGCTCGATTTTCCTCTTCGTGGCCTCTATCTTGCAAAGACGATTGATGGCAATTTCAGACAAGCCAA agaTGGAAAATTGGACAGCTATGAAAGAAAGGGACCCTGAGGCAGAGCCACTAAATGATTGA